The DNA segment GTCCACGACCATCGCGACGGTGTTCTTCCCGACGCAGGACGCCACGGCGGGACTGCTCGCGGTCTTCGCGGTCTTCGCCGTCTCGTTCGCCATCCGGCCGATCGGCGGGCTGATCTTCGGCACGCTGGGCGACCGGATCGGACGCCGCCGCACGCTCGTCTTCGTCATCATCCTGATGTCAGCGGCCACCCTGGCAGTCGGCTTCCTGCCGTCGTACGCGTCGGTGGGCATCGCCGCGACCGTGCTGCTCGTGGTCACCCGGCTGATCCAGGGGCTCGCGGCCGGCGGCGAGTTCGGCAGCGCGGCCACGTTCCTCGCGGAGTACTCGCCCCGCAAGCGCAGGGGCTTCGGCGTGAGCTGGCTGGAGTGCTCGAGCCTGGCCGGCTTCCTCAGCGCGTCACTCGCCGTCTTCGTGCTGAGCTCCGTGCTCAGCGAGTCCGCCGTGACGTCATGGGGCTGGCGGATCCCGTTCCTGCTGGCGGCGCCGATGGGGATCATCGGCCTGTACATCCGGCTGAAGCTCGACGACACACCCGAGTTCAAGGCACTGGTGAAGGCCGACCAGATCGCTCGGTCGCCGCTCAAGGAGCTGTTCGCACAGAACAAGCGGCAGCTCCTGCAGATGACCGGCATCGAGATCCTGCAGCACATCACGTTCTACACGGTCGTCGTCTACATGCTGACGTACCAGACCGAGGAGCTCGGCCTGGGCGCCGGCGACGCGGCGATGTCCGCCACGGTCACCTCGCTGGTGGCGATGGTGCTCGTGCCGATCTTCGGCGGCCTCTCCGACCGGATCGGCCGCAAGCCGCT comes from the Streptosporangiales bacterium genome and includes:
- a CDS encoding MFS transporter, encoding MSSPEQVRQIEPAVLRRSVAAGAIGVWVHWFDWAVYAYMSTTIATVFFPTQDATAGLLAVFAVFAVSFAIRPIGGLIFGTLGDRIGRRRTLVFVIILMSAATLAVGFLPSYASVGIAATVLLVVTRLIQGLAAGGEFGSAATFLAEYSPRKRRGFGVSWLECSSLAGFLSASLAVFVLSSVLSESAVTSWGWRIPFLLAAPMGIIGLYIRLKLDDTPEFKALVKADQIARSPLKELFAQNKRQLLQMTGIEILQHITFYTVVVYMLTYQTEELGLGAGDAAMSATVTSLVAMVLVPIFGGLSDRIGRKPLTMASAVGFVVLSIPLFLLMTLDSVAVAVLTHVLLGVLLALILSTHAVAMSEIFPTRVRQSGLSIGYNVTAAVFAGTVPYLLTYLISATGNSFMPAFYLVLAGAVGIVTTLTLPETRGRDLIQVSSEELSASVKG